From Amia ocellicauda isolate fAmiCal2 chromosome 12, fAmiCal2.hap1, whole genome shotgun sequence, a single genomic window includes:
- the irf2b gene encoding interferon regulatory factor 2 isoform X4 yields the protein MPVERMRMRPWLEEQINSDKIPGLKWVNREKKIFQIPWMHAARHGWDVEKDAPLFRNWAIHTGKYQPGVDKPDPKTWKANFRCAMNSLPDIEEVKDKSIKKGSNAFRVYKMLSPSERPTKKGKKKDEKTKIKLEDSTPMYEEINGAAAQDINIIKVEDMVDSTVTGLTEAGHAVKEEQLIFSNPPDVCQVIEVTTENEEQSVSSSHAYPLQISPVSSYGESDTDSVHSEEDTKEPVDSEQRQQSYSNINPFYWRDNQTL from the exons ATGCCCGTTGAAAGGATGCGGATGCGACCATGGTTGGAAGAACAGATCAACTCTGATAAAATACCAGGGCTGAAATGGGTCAACAGG GAGAAGAAGATATTCCAGATACCGTGGATGCACGCAGCACGACATGGCTGGGATGTGGAAAAAGACGCACCTCTCTTTAGAAACTGGGCGATCCATACAG GAAAATACCAACCAGGAGTAGACAAGCCAGACCCAAAGACTTGGAAAGCCAACTTCCGTTGTGCAATGAATTCCCTACCAGACATCGAGGAGGTAAAAGACAAAAGTATAAAGAAGGGCAGCAATGCGTTCAGAGTCTATAAAATGCTGTCGCCCTCGGAAAGGCCTACGAAGAAAG gaaaGAAGAAAGATGAAAAGACCAAAATTAAG TTGGAGGATTCCACTCCTATGTACGAGGAAATCAATGGAGCTGCTGCCCAggacataaatataataaaagttGAAGACATGGTGGACAGCACTGTAACAGGTCTGACAG AAGCCGGCCATGCTGTGAAGGAGGAACAACTGATTTTTAGCAACCCCCCCGATGTGTGCCAGGTGATCGAAGTGACCACCGAGAACGAGGAGCAGTCGGTGAGCTCCAGTCACGCGTACCCGCTGCAGATCTCTCCGGTGTCTTCATACGGAG AGAGCGATACTGACAGTGTGCACAGCGAGGAGGACACGAAAGAG CCTGTAGACTCAGAGCAGAGGCAGCAATCTTACAGTAATATTAACCCATTTTACTGGAGAGATAATCAGACCTTATAA
- the irf2b gene encoding interferon regulatory factor 2 isoform X1, protein MPVERMRMRPWLEEQINSDKIPGLKWVNREKKIFQIPWMHAARHGWDVEKDAPLFRNWAIHTGKYQPGVDKPDPKTWKANFRCAMNSLPDIEEVKDKSIKKGSNAFRVYKMLSPSERPTKKGKKKDEKTKIKLEDSTPMYEEINGAAAQDINIIKVEDMVDSTVTGLTEAGHAVKEEQLIFSNPPDVCQVIEVTTENEEQSVSSSHAYPLQISPVSSYGGQFPGLGRALGHKGQFFSTKHESDTDSVHSEEDTKEGIQRWQPSGGQGDPFGKKTSTYQLPSMATFVTSGKTNFKVTSSREEAPLIAYSSTPWAALSQAIPPSLPSGTSNRPETRASVIMKTSDVSKSSVKTC, encoded by the exons ATGCCCGTTGAAAGGATGCGGATGCGACCATGGTTGGAAGAACAGATCAACTCTGATAAAATACCAGGGCTGAAATGGGTCAACAGG GAGAAGAAGATATTCCAGATACCGTGGATGCACGCAGCACGACATGGCTGGGATGTGGAAAAAGACGCACCTCTCTTTAGAAACTGGGCGATCCATACAG GAAAATACCAACCAGGAGTAGACAAGCCAGACCCAAAGACTTGGAAAGCCAACTTCCGTTGTGCAATGAATTCCCTACCAGACATCGAGGAGGTAAAAGACAAAAGTATAAAGAAGGGCAGCAATGCGTTCAGAGTCTATAAAATGCTGTCGCCCTCGGAAAGGCCTACGAAGAAAG gaaaGAAGAAAGATGAAAAGACCAAAATTAAG TTGGAGGATTCCACTCCTATGTACGAGGAAATCAATGGAGCTGCTGCCCAggacataaatataataaaagttGAAGACATGGTGGACAGCACTGTAACAGGTCTGACAG AAGCCGGCCATGCTGTGAAGGAGGAACAACTGATTTTTAGCAACCCCCCCGATGTGTGCCAGGTGATCGAAGTGACCACCGAGAACGAGGAGCAGTCGGTGAGCTCCAGTCACGCGTACCCGCTGCAGATCTCTCCGGTGTCTTCATACGGAGGTCAGTTCCCTGGGCTGGGCAGAGCTCTCGGCCACAAAGGGCAATTCTTCTCTACAAAGCATG AGAGCGATACTGACAGTGTGCACAGCGAGGAGGACACGAAAGAG GGCATTCAGCGGTGGCAGCCGAGTGGAGGACAAGGAGATCCGTTCGGAAAGAAGACCTCCACCTACCAGCTCCCAAGTATGGCAACGTTTGTGACGTCGGGGAAAACTAACTTTAAAGTCACCAGTAGCCGAGAGGAGGCTCCCCTAATAGCCTACAGCTCCACCCCCTGGGCGGCCCTTTCACAAGCTATTCCCCCTTCTTTGCCCAGCGGCACCAGTAACAGACCCGAAACCCGAGCCAGCGTCATCATGAAAACGTCAGACGTCTCCAAATCCTCAGTGAAAACGTGCTAA
- the irf2b gene encoding interferon regulatory factor 2 isoform X2 yields the protein MPVERMRMRPWLEEQINSDKIPGLKWVNREKKIFQIPWMHAARHGWDVEKDAPLFRNWAIHTGKYQPGVDKPDPKTWKANFRCAMNSLPDIEEVKDKSIKKGSNAFRVYKMLSPSERPTKKGKKKDEKTKIKLEDSTPMYEEINGAAAQDINIIKVEDMVDSTVTGLTEAGHAVKEEQLIFSNPPDVCQVIEVTTENEEQSVSSSHAYPLQISPVSSYGESDTDSVHSEEDTKEGIQRWQPSGGQGDPFGKKTSTYQLPSMATFVTSGKTNFKVTSSREEAPLIAYSSTPWAALSQAIPPSLPSGTSNRPETRASVIMKTSDVSKSSVKTC from the exons ATGCCCGTTGAAAGGATGCGGATGCGACCATGGTTGGAAGAACAGATCAACTCTGATAAAATACCAGGGCTGAAATGGGTCAACAGG GAGAAGAAGATATTCCAGATACCGTGGATGCACGCAGCACGACATGGCTGGGATGTGGAAAAAGACGCACCTCTCTTTAGAAACTGGGCGATCCATACAG GAAAATACCAACCAGGAGTAGACAAGCCAGACCCAAAGACTTGGAAAGCCAACTTCCGTTGTGCAATGAATTCCCTACCAGACATCGAGGAGGTAAAAGACAAAAGTATAAAGAAGGGCAGCAATGCGTTCAGAGTCTATAAAATGCTGTCGCCCTCGGAAAGGCCTACGAAGAAAG gaaaGAAGAAAGATGAAAAGACCAAAATTAAG TTGGAGGATTCCACTCCTATGTACGAGGAAATCAATGGAGCTGCTGCCCAggacataaatataataaaagttGAAGACATGGTGGACAGCACTGTAACAGGTCTGACAG AAGCCGGCCATGCTGTGAAGGAGGAACAACTGATTTTTAGCAACCCCCCCGATGTGTGCCAGGTGATCGAAGTGACCACCGAGAACGAGGAGCAGTCGGTGAGCTCCAGTCACGCGTACCCGCTGCAGATCTCTCCGGTGTCTTCATACGGAG AGAGCGATACTGACAGTGTGCACAGCGAGGAGGACACGAAAGAG GGCATTCAGCGGTGGCAGCCGAGTGGAGGACAAGGAGATCCGTTCGGAAAGAAGACCTCCACCTACCAGCTCCCAAGTATGGCAACGTTTGTGACGTCGGGGAAAACTAACTTTAAAGTCACCAGTAGCCGAGAGGAGGCTCCCCTAATAGCCTACAGCTCCACCCCCTGGGCGGCCCTTTCACAAGCTATTCCCCCTTCTTTGCCCAGCGGCACCAGTAACAGACCCGAAACCCGAGCCAGCGTCATCATGAAAACGTCAGACGTCTCCAAATCCTCAGTGAAAACGTGCTAA
- the LOC136764284 gene encoding kelch-like protein 10 produces MQACFLFLEAQLSPEDCIGICQFAEFYSPELQQAAYRYLLHHFGLVAKTSDEFLALSLDQLLAIINQEGLNVQQDHVVVEAIMRWIAHAPSERHVQFSAFQSRRKI; encoded by the coding sequence ATGCAGGCCTGCTTCCTCTTCCTGGAGGCCCAGCTGAGCCCAGAGGACTGCATCGGCATCTGCCAGTTTGCCGAATTTTACAGCCCCGAGCTGCAGCAGGCGGCCTACCGTTACCTCCTGCACCACTTTGGGCTCGTGGCCAAGACCTCTGATGAGTTCCTGGCGCTCTCCCTGGACCAGCTACTGGCTATCATCAACCAGGAGGGCCTCAACGTCCAGCAGGACCACGTGGTCGTCGAGGCCATCATGCGCTGGATTGCCCACGCCCCCAGCGAGCGACACGTCCAATTCTCCGCCTTTCAGAGTCGGCGGAAGATATGA
- the irf2b gene encoding interferon regulatory factor 2 isoform X3, which produces MPVERMRMRPWLEEQINSDKIPGLKWVNREKKIFQIPWMHAARHGWDVEKDAPLFRNWAIHTGKYQPGVDKPDPKTWKANFRCAMNSLPDIEEVKDKSIKKGSNAFRVYKMLSPSERPTKKGKKKDEKTKIKLEDSTPMYEEINGAAAQDINIIKVEDMVDSTVTGLTEAGHAVKEEQLIFSNPPDVCQVIEVTTENEEQSVSSSHAYPLQISPVSSYGGQFPGLGRALGHKGQFFSTKHESDTDSVHSEEDTKEPVDSEQRQQSYSNINPFYWRDNQTL; this is translated from the exons ATGCCCGTTGAAAGGATGCGGATGCGACCATGGTTGGAAGAACAGATCAACTCTGATAAAATACCAGGGCTGAAATGGGTCAACAGG GAGAAGAAGATATTCCAGATACCGTGGATGCACGCAGCACGACATGGCTGGGATGTGGAAAAAGACGCACCTCTCTTTAGAAACTGGGCGATCCATACAG GAAAATACCAACCAGGAGTAGACAAGCCAGACCCAAAGACTTGGAAAGCCAACTTCCGTTGTGCAATGAATTCCCTACCAGACATCGAGGAGGTAAAAGACAAAAGTATAAAGAAGGGCAGCAATGCGTTCAGAGTCTATAAAATGCTGTCGCCCTCGGAAAGGCCTACGAAGAAAG gaaaGAAGAAAGATGAAAAGACCAAAATTAAG TTGGAGGATTCCACTCCTATGTACGAGGAAATCAATGGAGCTGCTGCCCAggacataaatataataaaagttGAAGACATGGTGGACAGCACTGTAACAGGTCTGACAG AAGCCGGCCATGCTGTGAAGGAGGAACAACTGATTTTTAGCAACCCCCCCGATGTGTGCCAGGTGATCGAAGTGACCACCGAGAACGAGGAGCAGTCGGTGAGCTCCAGTCACGCGTACCCGCTGCAGATCTCTCCGGTGTCTTCATACGGAGGTCAGTTCCCTGGGCTGGGCAGAGCTCTCGGCCACAAAGGGCAATTCTTCTCTACAAAGCATG AGAGCGATACTGACAGTGTGCACAGCGAGGAGGACACGAAAGAG CCTGTAGACTCAGAGCAGAGGCAGCAATCTTACAGTAATATTAACCCATTTTACTGGAGAGATAATCAGACCTTATAA